One stretch of Pelmatolapia mariae isolate MD_Pm_ZW linkage group LG3_W, Pm_UMD_F_2, whole genome shotgun sequence DNA includes these proteins:
- the LOC135932669 gene encoding zinc finger protein 729-like: protein TYSCELCGKAFAQAGSLKRHQLIHRGVKPYSCDECGKDFTRAETLKTHQLIHSGVKPYSCDECGKYFTRGGDLKRHQLIHSGVKPYSCDLCGKSFTWAENLKTHQLIHSGFKPYSCELCGKSFAQAGGLKRHQLIHRGVKPYSCDLCGKSFTWAENLKTHQLIHSGFKPYSCELCGKSFAQAGDLKRHQLIHSGVKPYSCDLCGKSFTWAENLKTHQLIHSGFKPYSCELCGKSFTESGGLKRHQLIHSGVKPYSCELCGKSFTQAGCLQRHGLIHSRFKPYSCDLGGKSFTQTRDLKKHQLIHRGVKPYTCNLGGKSFTQTRDLKKHKLIHRGVKPYSCDLVGKSFTHARDLKNHQLIHRGVKPCSCDLCGKSFTQAGDLKKHQPIHRGVKPYSCDECGKDFTRTGHLKTHQLIHSGVKPYSCDLCGKYFTRGGDLKRHQLIHRGVKPYSCDLCGKFFTRAENLKTHQLIHSGFKPYSCELCGKSFAQAGGLKRHQLIHSGVKPYSCELCGKSFTESGGLKRHQLIHSGVKPYSCELCGKSFTQTRDLKKHQLIHRGVKPYTCDLGGKSFTQTRDLKKHQLIHRGVKPYSYDLVGKSFTHARD from the coding sequence acatacagctgtgagttgtgtggaaaggCTTTCGCCCAGGCTGGAagtttaaaaagacaccaactcatccacaggggagttaaaccttacagctgtgatgagtgtgggaaggattttacccgggctgaaactttaaaaacacaccaactcatccacagtggagttaaaccgtacagctgtgatgagtgtgggaagtattttacccggggtggagacttaaaaagacaccaactcatccacagtggagttaaaccgtacagttgtgacttgtgtggaaagtcttttacctgggctgaaaacttaaaaacacaccaactcatccacagtggatttaaaccttacagctgtgagttgtgtggaaagtcttttgccCAGGCTGGAggtttaaaaagacaccaactcatccacagggGAGTTAAACCGTACagttgtgacttgtgtggaaagtcttttacctgggctgaaaacttaaaaacacaccaactcatccacagtggatttaaaccttacagctgtgagttgtgtggaaagtcttttgcccaggctggagacttaaaaagacaccaactcatccacagtggagttaaaccgtacagttgtgacttgtgtggaaagtcttttacctgggctgaaaacttaaaaacacaccaactcatccacagtggatttaaaccttacagctgtgagttgtgtggaaagtcttttaccgagtCTGGAggtttaaaaagacaccaactcatccacagtggagttaaaccttacagctgtgagttgtgtggaaagtcttttacccaggctggatgCTTACAAAGACATGGCCTCATCCACAGTagatttaaaccttacagctgtgacttgggtggaaagtcttttacccagactcgagacttaaaaaaacaccaactcatccacaggggagttaaaccttacaccTGTAACTTgggtggaaagtcttttacccagactcgagacttaaaaaaacacaaactcatccacaggggagttaaaccttacagctgtgacttggttggaaagtcttttacccatgCTCGAGACTTAAAAAaccaccaactcatccacagggGAGTTAAACCTtgcagctgtgacttgtgtggaaagtcttttacccaggctggagacttaaaaaaacaccaacccATCCACAggggagttaaaccttacagctgtgatgagtgtgggaaggattttacccggactggacatttaaaaacacaccaactcatccacagtggagttaaaccgtacagctgtgacttgtgtgggaagtattttacccggggtggagacttaaaaagacaccaactcatccacagggGAGTTAAACCGTACagttgtgacttgtgtggaaagtttTTTACCCGGgctgaaaacttaaaaacacaccaactcatccacagtggatttaaaccttacagctgtgagttgtgtggaaagtcttttgccCAGGCTGGAggtttaaaaagacaccaactcatccacagtggagttaaaccttacagctgtgagttgtgtggaaagtcttttaccgagtCTGGAggtttaaaaagacaccaactcatccacagtggagttaaaccttacagctgtgagttgtgtggaaagtcttttacccagactcgagacttaaaaaaacaccaactcatccacaggggagttaaaccttacaccTGTGACTTgggtggaaagtcttttacccagactcgagacttaaaaaaacaccaactcatccacaggggagttaaaccttacagctatGACTTGgttggaaagtcttttacccatgCTCGAGACTGA